In Patescibacteria group bacterium, one genomic interval encodes:
- a CDS encoding restriction endonuclease: MAIQKEQNKLWQVNKLICGDNLEEVAKFPKESVDLIYIDPPFFTHKQYEIVWGDEAEVRSYKDRWEGGIEHYIGWLKPRVQVMYEALKPTGSFYLHCDWHANAHIRIMLDEIFDKKNFRNEIIWWYKRWSNVSKSYQRMHDTILFYSKSKDYTFNIQYQPYSKPEVIEDTIRAVINGKLQRLKDEKGNYIKRGKENVGVPLHDVWEIQHIQPTSKEREGYPTQKPEALLERIIKISSSKGDVVLDAFCGCGTTVAVAQRLGRKWIGIDISPTAIKIMQRRLKRTLGTTEGVNYIVVGMPTTVKEVKKLEPFEFQNWVIIDKMRAKSSRKKVGDMGLDGYYIKGNIFIPEGAGIQVKQSDKAGRNVVDNFETALKRAGYKKGYIVAFSFTKGAYEEAARIKNKEGLEIKLITIKDLLEKKKPIM; the protein is encoded by the coding sequence ATGGCTATACAAAAGGAACAAAATAAACTCTGGCAAGTTAATAAGCTTATTTGTGGTGATAATTTAGAGGAGGTAGCTAAATTCCCAAAAGAGAGCGTGGATTTAATTTATATCGACCCTCCATTTTTTACTCACAAACAGTACGAAATTGTCTGGGGCGACGAGGCTGAAGTTAGAAGTTATAAAGATAGGTGGGAAGGAGGAATAGAACACTATATTGGTTGGTTAAAACCAAGGGTCCAAGTAATGTATGAAGCCTTAAAACCTACAGGTTCTTTTTATTTACATTGCGACTGGCACGCTAACGCTCATATAAGGATTATGTTAGATGAAATATTTGATAAAAAGAATTTTAGGAATGAGATTATTTGGTGGTATAAAAGATGGAGCAATGTTTCTAAAAGTTATCAAAGAATGCACGATACAATTTTATTCTATTCGAAGTCAAAAGATTATACATTTAATATTCAGTATCAGCCTTACTCTAAACCTGAAGTAATTGAGGATACTATTAGGGCTGTTATTAATGGCAAACTTCAGAGATTGAAGGATGAGAAGGGAAATTACATAAAAAGGGGGAAAGAAAATGTAGGGGTTCCTTTGCATGATGTATGGGAAATACAGCATATACAACCAACTTCTAAAGAACGAGAAGGTTATCCTACCCAAAAGCCAGAAGCTCTTTTGGAAAGAATAATAAAAATATCCTCAAGTAAGGGCGATGTAGTTTTAGATGCTTTCTGTGGCTGTGGCACAACTGTAGCGGTAGCTCAACGATTAGGAAGAAAGTGGATAGGAATAGATATCTCACCAACTGCAATTAAAATAATGCAGAGACGATTAAAACGAACTTTAGGAACTACGGAGGGCGTTAATTATATTGTTGTTGGTATGCCGACTACTGTAAAGGAAGTAAAGAAGTTAGAGCCATTTGAATTTCAAAACTGGGTGATAATAGATAAGATGAGAGCAAAATCAAGTAGAAAGAAAGTTGGAGATATGGGATTAGATGGGTATTATATTAAAGGAAATATTTTTATTCCCGAAGGAGCAGGGATACAAGTAAAACAATCTGATAAGGCGGGACGTAATGTTGTAGATAATTTTGAAACCGCACTTAAAAGAGCGGGCTATAAAAAGGGTTATATTGTAGCTTTTAGTTTTACTAAAGGTGCTTATGAGGAAGCAGCGCGGATTAAAAATAAAGAAGGGTTAGAGATAAAATTAATAACGATTAAAGATTTACTGGAAAAGAAAAAGCCGATAATGTAG
- a CDS encoding peptidoglycan-binding protein: MSLLKKIVSIATVLTVLVWAVSPVMAVTIEELEAQIAALLAQLSSLQSQLADLKGEAPPGVCPCTFTRNLYPEMSGDDVKCLQEYLNDTGYTLADSGPGSPGSETTYFGPLTRAAVKAWQDANGVEYGDWWGYFGPKSQAAYDDLCAIPVECTTDADCPTGYVCTAEECVKEEVPPVAAGLGVALAADTSAAASVANNANANFTKFTLTAGSEGDVSISKIYVTRSGLSSNSAIENIKIVDVSTGVYHGSLGSLNVDNRAMITFVPNLVISAGTSRSFYIRAGVVESTTTAPAGNTAALGIGSADDITSDASEITGSFPVTGNTMTFVSITIGSADVDEETTVDSTPDIGDTDVKVLAFKVSAGSTEAITIEQITVMEAGTAALDDTTDIELYSVTDSKSLGTVASWNSEGKASWPDLDIVVDKGETHRFKVMLDIVGGSGLTINADLVDGSDVLMTVKGNTYGFYITPSSGTWLGTGTGKGTDQNIQEGSLTISISADTPATGNIAPSSDQELTVFDFYARGEEVKISALHIDFDFGSMTYDELTNIKVYDEDGGIVCGPKDAADTNDVDFTDTFIVPVGTHQYTVKAKIASACETDDYVETGIDTPDSDITAKGMTTNESITPSPTTAIEGNRQTVAAGALLATTLTEPQARNVAKGIHDFVWMTGSLSAGTSGEDVNVTSITVTDTRTGTGTGGFVDIDNCEIWADLTTENSARGDIYETKVSDTEFPTAAGSGSQAFSLTQTITVPKGTYIKIAFVGDLSTGATTDDIHTIDISAVTATGADTGASITVTPSGPGQGMTVKASGELTVTKDASSPTSDIIIGQKTSTLAVFRLAATEIEDLDLDSIYISVTGGNYVNTYYFYSSARSDGVSADTPIQTAQGGTTNYVAISDGTVTVPANGHVELTVKGLLNQVGYGLTLTDDGDVQVGFDGSTYIIESTGLASGAEANSDDSVAGNTMYAFESRPYFAVNSASPSGNLIPSSQTLLATFDVTAEDTEDITFEDTDSNQLIVQINAYASNSDGSSSTWYLKDGDGTQLSSVTVEDDQLNTSGSVTFLFEDNTGSTNAFTVPAGLTKQLKVYGDTTDFEANGDTLQLWLDDGNNANCKFGIDGEGNLSEGVIVFRGDIFAGSFVNPE; encoded by the coding sequence ATGAGTTTATTAAAAAAGATTGTATCGATTGCCACGGTTTTAACTGTTTTAGTTTGGGCTGTAAGTCCGGTTATGGCTGTAACCATTGAGGAATTAGAGGCTCAAATTGCTGCTCTGTTGGCGCAATTATCATCTTTGCAGTCCCAATTAGCAGACCTTAAAGGAGAAGCTCCACCTGGTGTTTGTCCTTGTACCTTTACTCGGAATCTCTATCCTGAGATGAGTGGAGATGATGTAAAGTGTTTGCAGGAATACTTGAACGACACGGGTTACACCTTGGCTGACTCCGGTCCTGGTTCACCTGGTTCAGAGACCACATACTTTGGTCCTCTTACCCGGGCAGCCGTTAAGGCCTGGCAAGATGCCAATGGTGTAGAATACGGAGATTGGTGGGGCTACTTTGGTCCTAAATCTCAGGCTGCCTATGATGATTTGTGTGCTATTCCAGTAGAATGTACCACTGATGCTGATTGCCCAACAGGTTATGTCTGTACAGCAGAAGAATGTGTTAAAGAGGAAGTTCCTCCAGTTGCTGCTGGTTTGGGTGTTGCTTTAGCTGCTGACACTTCAGCTGCAGCCAGTGTGGCTAATAACGCCAATGCCAACTTCACTAAGTTTACTCTGACAGCTGGTTCTGAAGGGGATGTTTCTATCTCCAAGATCTATGTAACTCGCTCAGGTTTATCATCTAATTCTGCCATAGAGAACATTAAAATTGTTGATGTTAGTACCGGGGTTTATCACGGTAGTCTTGGCAGCTTGAATGTTGATAACCGAGCAATGATTACTTTTGTTCCGAATTTAGTAATTTCAGCCGGAACAAGTAGGAGTTTTTACATTAGAGCTGGAGTCGTTGAGTCTACTACTACTGCTCCTGCTGGTAACACAGCAGCTTTGGGTATTGGTTCAGCTGACGACATAACTTCTGATGCTTCAGAGATTACTGGTAGTTTCCCAGTAACTGGGAATACAATGACTTTTGTAAGCATAACTATTGGTTCAGCCGATGTAGATGAAGAGACTACTGTTGATTCCACACCAGATATTGGAGATACCGATGTTAAGGTACTTGCCTTTAAAGTAAGTGCAGGTTCAACGGAAGCCATCACTATTGAGCAAATTACCGTGATGGAAGCTGGAACTGCTGCTTTGGATGATACCACTGACATTGAACTCTACAGTGTCACCGACAGCAAGAGCTTAGGTACCGTTGCTAGCTGGAATTCAGAAGGTAAAGCCAGTTGGCCCGATTTAGACATTGTGGTTGACAAAGGAGAAACCCATAGGTTCAAGGTGATGTTAGATATAGTTGGTGGTTCTGGTCTAACTATTAATGCTGACTTAGTTGATGGCAGTGATGTTTTAATGACCGTGAAGGGTAACACCTACGGCTTTTATATCACTCCTTCCAGCGGTACTTGGCTAGGTACAGGAACTGGTAAAGGAACTGACCAAAACATCCAGGAAGGATCCTTGACTATTTCCATATCAGCAGACACTCCAGCTACAGGTAATATTGCTCCATCTAGTGATCAGGAATTGACTGTTTTTGACTTTTATGCTCGGGGTGAGGAAGTTAAGATTTCAGCCCTTCATATTGACTTTGATTTTGGTAGTATGACTTATGACGAGTTGACCAATATAAAAGTTTATGATGAAGATGGAGGCATTGTTTGTGGACCCAAAGACGCTGCTGATACTAATGATGTAGACTTCACTGACACCTTTATTGTTCCAGTTGGTACTCACCAATATACAGTAAAGGCAAAGATTGCCTCTGCCTGCGAAACTGATGACTATGTAGAAACTGGTATTGACACTCCTGACTCTGACATTACGGCTAAGGGAATGACCACTAATGAGTCAATAACCCCATCACCTACTACTGCGATTGAGGGAAATCGTCAGACAGTAGCTGCCGGAGCCTTGCTAGCTACCACTTTGACCGAGCCACAAGCTAGAAATGTGGCCAAAGGTATCCATGATTTTGTTTGGATGACTGGTTCTCTCAGTGCTGGTACCTCTGGTGAAGATGTCAATGTTACTTCCATAACAGTTACTGACACCAGAACAGGGACTGGCACAGGAGGATTTGTTGATATTGATAACTGCGAAATCTGGGCTGATTTAACTACAGAGAATAGTGCAAGAGGCGACATCTATGAAACCAAAGTTAGTGACACAGAGTTCCCAACAGCCGCTGGTAGTGGTTCCCAAGCTTTCAGTTTAACTCAGACCATTACTGTTCCAAAAGGAACCTATATAAAGATTGCCTTTGTTGGTGATCTTTCTACTGGGGCAACCACTGATGATATTCACACGATTGACATTTCTGCTGTAACAGCTACAGGTGCTGACACTGGAGCGAGTATTACTGTTACTCCATCTGGTCCTGGTCAGGGAATGACCGTAAAAGCCAGTGGTGAATTAACCGTTACTAAGGATGCTTCTTCGCCTACTTCTGACATAATCATTGGTCAAAAGACATCTACTTTGGCTGTCTTTAGGTTAGCTGCTACCGAGATAGAAGACCTAGATTTGGATAGTATATATATCAGTGTTACAGGTGGTAATTATGTAAATACTTACTACTTCTACAGCAGTGCTCGTTCTGATGGAGTTTCAGCTGATACTCCAATTCAGACAGCTCAGGGAGGCACAACTAATTATGTAGCTATTAGTGATGGTACAGTAACTGTTCCAGCTAACGGCCATGTTGAACTTACGGTGAAAGGTTTGCTGAACCAAGTTGGTTATGGTTTAACCTTGACTGACGACGGTGACGTTCAAGTAGGTTTTGATGGAAGCACTTATATCATTGAATCCACTGGTTTAGCCTCAGGTGCAGAAGCCAATTCAGATGATAGTGTTGCTGGTAATACGATGTATGCCTTCGAAAGCAGGCCATACTTTGCTGTTAACTCTGCTTCACCTTCCGGTAACTTGATACCTAGCTCACAGACCTTATTGGCTACCTTTGACGTAACTGCTGAAGATACTGAGGATATTACCTTTGAAGATACTGATTCAAATCAGCTAATCGTACAGATTAATGCTTATGCATCCAATAGTGATGGAAGCTCTAGTACTTGGTATTTGAAGGATGGAGATGGTACTCAGCTTTCTTCAGTTACTGTAGAGGATGACCAGTTGAATACTAGTGGTAGTGTAACTTTCCTCTTTGAGGATAATACTGGTTCCACTAATGCTTTTACTGTTCCTGCTGGTCTAACCAAGCAACTGAAAGTTTACGGTGATACCACTGACTTTGAAGCCAATGGTGATACTCTTCAACTCTGGTTAGATGATGGTAATAACGCTAATTGTAAGTTTGGTATTGATGGTGAAGGAAATCTTTCTGAAGGTGTAATCGTCTTCCGTGGCGATATTTTCGCAGGTTCATTCGTCAATCCTGAGTAA
- a CDS encoding RNA polymerase sigma factor gives MANSRKIFSKIYDEYINKIYRFIFLKVSSQEIAEDLCSETFLRGWRAFKNQREIENPPAFLYQIARNLIVDFYRERDKARIVSTENIRIIDPRVNLEEEAYLNSDLKQIRLVLANLKEDYQDVIIYRYLDDLSIPEIAKILDKSEGAVRVMLHRALKALKNKLNPV, from the coding sequence ATGGCAAATTCACGGAAAATTTTCAGTAAGATATATGACGAGTATATAAATAAAATATATCGTTTTATTTTTTTGAAGGTGAGTTCTCAGGAAATCGCCGAAGATTTATGTTCGGAGACCTTTTTACGGGGCTGGAGGGCCTTTAAAAATCAAAGGGAAATTGAAAACCCACCAGCCTTCTTATATCAAATTGCCCGGAATTTGATAGTTGATTTTTATCGAGAAAGAGACAAAGCCCGGATAGTTTCGACTGAAAATATCCGAATAATTGATCCTCGGGTAAATCTGGAAGAAGAAGCTTACTTAAACTCGGATCTTAAACAGATCAGGCTGGTTCTTGCTAACCTAAAAGAGGACTACCAAGATGTGATTATTTATCGGTATTTAGATGATTTATCTATCCCAGAGATTGCTAAAATCCTAGATAAATCGGAAGGAGCGGTGAGAGTGATGCTCCACCGGGCCTTAAAAGCCCTAAAAAATAAGTTAAACCCAGTATGA
- a CDS encoding DeoR/GlpR transcriptional regulator, which yields MDKEYFIQLTSNLYRLTLLFPKKEALRYKVRGLADEILANLISILRGDSHSPKNLIAETGRNLEILDSFLEVAKAQNWVSPYDILEVQEEYSKIGGEIEKLKEAEKKETFKEEKVSPEISLPPEVSGRHQKILAILKERGKVQVGELVQVFPDVSKRTLRRDFRSLLEQGLIERIGERNYTFYRLKGEDRYMYEFGQ from the coding sequence ATGGATAAAGAATATTTTATCCAACTTACATCAAATCTTTATCGGCTAACTTTACTCTTTCCTAAAAAAGAAGCTTTGAGGTATAAAGTAAGAGGATTGGCTGATGAAATTTTAGCCAATTTAATTTCAATTCTTAGGGGTGATTCTCATAGTCCTAAAAATTTAATCGCTGAAACCGGAAGAAATCTCGAAATTTTAGATAGTTTTCTTGAAGTAGCTAAGGCCCAAAATTGGGTCAGCCCCTATGACATCTTGGAGGTTCAGGAAGAATATAGTAAGATAGGGGGTGAAATAGAAAAGTTGAAAGAAGCAGAAAAAAAAGAAACATTTAAAGAAGAAAAAGTTAGTCCAGAAATAAGCCTTCCTCCGGAGGTTTCTGGTAGACATCAAAAAATCTTGGCGATTCTAAAAGAAAGGGGAAAAGTGCAGGTTGGGGAGTTGGTTCAAGTTTTTCCTGATGTAAGCAAGAGAACTTTAAGAAGAGATTTCCGTTCTCTTTTAGAGCAAGGCTTAATTGAAAGAATAGGGGAGAGAAACTATACTTTTTATCGACTAAAAGGGGAGGATAGATATATGTATGAGTTCGGACAATGA